A DNA window from Theobroma cacao cultivar B97-61/B2 chromosome 5, Criollo_cocoa_genome_V2, whole genome shotgun sequence contains the following coding sequences:
- the LOC108661870 gene encoding CWF19-like protein 2 has translation MLAEHAIRNRKQGQDEEKEKVADNESGRDSRKNTAPDYLQDVSLGHSDLRAPKVRDSLSWGKRKRQNTPAKDAAVVSAANKFANDGNFMHEFLRKQGTDTATSGGDEDSEANKPSEAATVLKESVSTNRLAAKALQLRMKGKHEEAEKLLLEVESMKAQQRTGDHASEKQNVHSGSRYVVHHVSMRKRKDDDDTDKHLARRIMRNKLYSVSGQADDNDYDYEDGPSRKSPKTGGNNDLSRRILTQQERCLFCFDNPNRPKHLVVATANFTYLMLPQWQPIVPGHCCILPTQHESATRTIDNYVWDEIRNFKKCLIMTFGKQDKELVFLETVMG, from the coding sequence ATGCTTGCCGAACATGCCATAAGAAATAGAAAGCAAGGGCAAGatgaggagaaagaaaaagttgcaGACAATGAAAGCGGAAGAGATTCTAGAAAGAACACTGCTCCAGATTATTTGCAGGATGTATCTCTTGGACATTCTGACTTGAGGGCCCCAAAAGTCCGTGATTCATTATCCTGGGGAAAACGAAAACGCCAAAATACTCCTGCTAAAGATGCTGCCGTTGTATCTGCTGCAAATAAGTTTGCCAATGATGGAAACTTTATGCATGAATTTCTTCGTAAGCAGGGCACTGACACTGCTACATCTGGTGGAGATGAGGACTCAGAGGCAAATAAACCAAGTGAAGCTGCTACAGTGCTTAAGGAGAGTGTGAGCACAAACCGATTGGCAGCTAAGGCTTTGCAGCTTCGAATGAAGGGAAAGCATGAAGAAGCTGAGAAACTTCTACTGGAAGTTGAGAGCATGAAAGCACAGCAGAGAACTGGAGATCATGCAAGTGAGAAGCAGAATGTCCACAGTGGAAGCAGATATGTTGTTCACCATGTCTCGATGAGAAAAAGgaaggatgatgatgatacTGATAAGCATCTAGCTCGAAGAATAATGCGCAACAAACTATACAGTGTTTCTGGTCAGGCAGATGATAATGACTATGATTATGAAGATGGCCCGAGCAGAAAGTCTCCAAAGACGGGTGGGAACAATGATTTGTCAAGGCGTATATTGACTCAGCAAGAGCGCTGCCTTTTCTGCTTTGACAACCCAAACAGACCAAAACATCTTGTCGTTGCTACAGCAAATTTTACTTACTTGATGTTGCCACAATGGCAGCCTATTGTTCCAGGTCACTGCTGCATCTTACCAACGCAGCATGAGTCAGCCACAAGAACAATTGACAACTACGTGTGGGATGAAATTCGTAACTTCaagaaatgcttaattatgaCGTTTGGCAAGCAAGATAAGGAGTTGGTGTTCTTGGAAACGGTGATGGGCTAG